In one window of Terriglobales bacterium DNA:
- a CDS encoding DUF4097 family beta strand repeat-containing protein, translated as MTSPLLRCLRIAATVLAITGLAVAQDQGTDNGREFHWTGKLAPDQVLVIKDINGNIDANGSSSSDQVEVSARKSGSGAEDVKIHVVKLNDGLMICAVYPGFFNSENCDSSSHFGNNHNNARVDFTIHMPRNVRFTGKNVNGEVNAESMGRYVEATSVNGSIHISTSSWASANTVNGSIDATLGRADWSGDLEFKSVNGSIKLQLPANANAEVDFKSVNGHLDSDFPLTVQGSIGRHSVHGTIGSGGRTLDIKTVNGSGELRKGTV; from the coding sequence ATGACGAGCCCACTTCTTCGCTGTTTGCGTATCGCTGCCACGGTACTCGCGATAACCGGACTGGCTGTCGCTCAGGACCAGGGGACAGACAACGGCCGCGAATTCCACTGGACTGGAAAGCTGGCGCCGGACCAGGTGCTGGTGATTAAGGACATCAACGGCAACATCGACGCGAACGGATCGTCGAGCAGCGATCAGGTTGAGGTTTCGGCCAGAAAGAGCGGCTCCGGCGCCGAGGATGTGAAAATCCACGTGGTCAAGCTGAACGACGGTCTGATGATCTGCGCTGTGTATCCCGGCTTCTTCAATTCCGAGAACTGTGATTCCAGCTCCCATTTTGGGAACAACCACAACAATGCCCGTGTTGACTTCACGATTCATATGCCGCGTAATGTGCGGTTCACCGGCAAAAATGTAAATGGCGAGGTGAATGCCGAGTCGATGGGCCGCTACGTCGAAGCGACCAGCGTGAATGGAAGCATCCACATTTCAACATCGAGCTGGGCCTCGGCGAATACGGTAAATGGATCCATCGACGCCACGCTTGGCCGTGCGGATTGGTCGGGGGATCTTGAATTCAAGAGCGTAAACGGCAGCATCAAGCTGCAGCTTCCCGCCAACGCGAACGCGGAAGTAGATTTCAAGAGCGTGAACGGCCATCTCGATTCGGACTTTCCGCTCACGGTACAAGGCAGCATTGGACGCCATTCGGTCCACGGGACCATCGGCAGCGGAGGACGCACGCTCGATATCAAGACCGTCAATGGCAGCGGAGAACTGCGCAAGGGCACGGTTTAG
- a CDS encoding ATP-binding protein has product MAAPLAKAHSAIWRAGLIGLAVTLSAVVAYSWYVTQQIAGLRELQTSITERNRKDSLQLLRIQNNLNDAALSMRDMLDNPEHYPLSAFQAQFQRIRTDLNDALQREQELAVATRTPAQSQYLSNSVSQFWNAMDQMFALARRGKETQAREEILTSLQPRQAALSNAVARFLVANNESEQQAQQRVTSIYDRVQRQAYIFLIATLAAIVLTSALIIRSNRGLFRQLAIVSQQRGELAQKLISTQESTLSYVSRELHDEFGQILTALGAMLTRAEKRNPDSELTESLREIREVAQSALDKTRTLSQALHPVMLDESGLEQSLDWYLPTIERQTGIDISYEKSGVPFEVPRSAGVHIYRIVQEALNNIKRHSGAQRAWVRLRYVADALEVEIEDHGRGLPPSSNGSRGIGLVGMRERAQLIGAELKFSQPAEGGTLVRLRVPRAERNAAIGSRQ; this is encoded by the coding sequence ATGGCTGCTCCGCTGGCGAAGGCCCATTCCGCAATTTGGCGCGCGGGTTTGATTGGCCTTGCTGTCACCTTGAGTGCGGTCGTGGCTTACTCGTGGTACGTCACACAGCAGATCGCCGGCCTGCGCGAATTGCAGACCTCTATCACCGAGCGCAATCGCAAAGACTCATTGCAGTTGCTGCGCATTCAAAACAACCTCAACGACGCGGCTCTGAGCATGCGCGATATGCTTGATAATCCCGAGCACTATCCACTCTCAGCCTTTCAGGCCCAGTTCCAACGCATTCGCACTGATTTGAACGATGCTCTGCAACGCGAGCAGGAGCTAGCCGTTGCAACGCGCACGCCGGCGCAGAGTCAGTACCTCAGCAATTCCGTCTCCCAATTCTGGAATGCAATGGATCAGATGTTTGCCTTGGCTCGGCGAGGGAAGGAGACTCAAGCGCGGGAAGAGATCCTCACATCCCTACAGCCGCGGCAGGCTGCTTTGAGCAATGCCGTTGCCCGATTTCTCGTTGCCAATAACGAGAGCGAGCAGCAGGCACAGCAGCGGGTTACATCGATCTACGATCGCGTCCAACGCCAGGCCTACATCTTCCTGATCGCGACGCTCGCTGCGATCGTGCTTACCAGCGCGCTGATCATCCGGTCCAATCGTGGATTGTTCCGCCAACTCGCGATCGTCTCGCAGCAGCGTGGAGAGCTGGCACAGAAACTGATTTCTACGCAAGAATCGACTTTAAGCTACGTTTCGCGCGAGTTGCATGACGAGTTCGGACAGATTTTGACCGCTTTGGGAGCCATGCTGACTCGAGCGGAAAAGCGCAATCCCGATTCAGAACTAACTGAGAGCCTGCGCGAAATCCGCGAAGTCGCGCAATCGGCGCTGGACAAAACGCGGACGCTTTCCCAAGCCTTGCATCCCGTGATGCTTGACGAGTCGGGACTAGAGCAGAGCCTCGATTGGTATCTTCCGACGATTGAGCGACAAACAGGAATCGACATCTCCTACGAGAAATCAGGCGTGCCCTTCGAGGTGCCGCGCAGCGCCGGCGTGCACATTTACCGCATCGTCCAAGAAGCACTGAACAACATCAAAAGACACTCCGGAGCGCAGCGAGCATGGGTGCGTCTGCGATACGTAGCTGATGCGCTGGAGGTGGAAATTGAAGATCACGGTCGCGGTCTCCCGCCCTCCTCAAATGGTTCGCGAGGAATCGGTCTGGTAGGAATGCGTGAGCGCGCGCAACTGATCGGAGCAGAATTGAAGTTCAGTCAGCCTGCTGAGGGAGGAACGTTGGTGCGGTTGCGGGTACCGCGCGCGGAAAGGAATGCGGCGATAGGCAGTAGGCAGTAG
- a CDS encoding putative toxin-antitoxin system toxin component, PIN family yields MSVRQRVVLDTNAFISRLLSPDSVPAQAVSKAVDTADILGSEATMSELADVLSRPKFDPYVSVEERQQFFRLLVRLIRMIPIVRRVRVCRDPDDDKILELAINGNAHSIITGDRDLLSLKQFETTKIVTPAAYIRE; encoded by the coding sequence ATGAGCGTTAGACAACGTGTAGTTCTCGATACCAATGCATTCATCAGCCGGCTTCTATCTCCCGATTCCGTTCCTGCACAGGCGGTCAGCAAAGCGGTAGATACTGCAGATATTCTCGGTTCCGAAGCAACGATGAGCGAATTGGCGGATGTCTTGTCCCGCCCGAAATTCGACCCGTACGTCAGTGTAGAAGAGCGACAGCAGTTTTTTCGATTGCTGGTTCGCCTTATCCGTATGATCCCGATCGTACGACGAGTCCGCGTCTGTCGCGATCCGGATGATGACAAAATCCTGGAACTGGCAATAAACGGTAATGCGCATTCAATTATTACCGGAGACCGCGATTTACTAAGTCTTAAGCAATTCGAAACCACCAAAATAGTTACGCCGGCAGCTTACATTCGAGAGTGA
- a CDS encoding type II toxin-antitoxin system Phd/YefM family antitoxin, translating into MKYVSDTDAKHDFASLLDAVQREPIGIRRKDQEIAVLLSTEEYERLRDSNAAEFQSFCDRIAARAAERGLTDAKFKSLLDER; encoded by the coding sequence ATGAAATACGTCTCCGATACTGACGCAAAACACGATTTCGCTTCTTTGCTTGACGCTGTGCAAAGAGAGCCCATTGGCATTCGGCGTAAAGATCAGGAAATTGCCGTCCTGCTATCGACCGAGGAGTACGAAAGACTGCGTGACAGCAATGCTGCGGAATTTCAGAGCTTTTGCGACCGCATAGCTGCCCGCGCAGCCGAACGCGGTTTAACCGACGCCAAATTCAAATCGCTTCTGGATGAGCGTTAG
- a CDS encoding amino acid permease, with product MTTQTQVRVPVRESTDFVKGINLTSATSLVIGSMIGSGIFIVSADIARLVESPALLILAWAVTGFMTIVGALTYGELAAMMPKAGGQYIFLRESLGPLWGFLYGWSMFTVIQTGTIAAVGVAFGKFLGVLFPVISADKWIWHIGHVPKWVVGPLALGNMDVGLNRQNLVAIATILLLTGVNVLGVRSGAFVQNIFTFSKTAALLGLVLIGAALGRNAEAIRQNFGHFWQNASFHTLHPVQVGIGGPTALVGLLTIVAIAQVGSLFSADAWNGVTFTAAEVENPRRNIPLSLALGTTIVILLYIAANFVYLMVLPLHGDPHGSTILARGIQYAADDRVGTAVMQQAFGASGAALMAIAILISTFGCNNGLILAGARIYYAMSKDGLFFRSIGDLHPRYKTPAVSLVAQTVWTCVLCLSGTYGQLLDLTMFAQIAFYILTIGGLFVLRRTQPDAPRPYRAFGYPVLPAIYILMAIFIEIVLLRYKPQYTWPGLIIVLLGIPVYLFWSRQSARVMTSELPSQAG from the coding sequence GTGACCACCCAGACCCAGGTTCGCGTACCCGTCCGCGAATCGACCGACTTCGTTAAGGGAATCAATCTCACCAGCGCGACCTCTCTTGTAATTGGCTCCATGATCGGCTCCGGAATCTTCATCGTCTCGGCCGACATCGCGCGTTTGGTCGAGTCGCCCGCACTTCTCATCCTGGCCTGGGCTGTGACGGGATTCATGACCATCGTCGGCGCACTGACCTATGGCGAATTAGCCGCGATGATGCCCAAAGCCGGTGGACAGTACATTTTCCTGCGCGAGTCACTCGGGCCGCTCTGGGGATTTCTGTACGGATGGTCGATGTTCACGGTGATCCAGACGGGAACCATCGCTGCGGTGGGAGTAGCATTCGGAAAATTTCTCGGTGTGCTCTTTCCGGTGATCTCCGCCGACAAATGGATCTGGCACATCGGTCACGTTCCAAAATGGGTCGTTGGCCCATTGGCGCTCGGCAACATGGACGTGGGTCTCAATCGCCAGAACCTGGTTGCGATCGCGACCATTCTTCTGCTGACCGGCGTGAATGTTCTGGGCGTGCGCAGCGGCGCGTTCGTGCAGAACATCTTCACTTTTTCCAAGACGGCCGCACTGCTTGGACTGGTGCTCATCGGCGCAGCCTTAGGACGCAACGCAGAAGCCATCCGCCAGAACTTCGGACACTTCTGGCAGAACGCCTCGTTCCATACGTTGCATCCGGTGCAGGTCGGCATCGGAGGTCCGACCGCGTTGGTCGGTTTGTTGACGATCGTTGCGATAGCGCAGGTTGGATCGCTGTTCTCTGCCGACGCCTGGAACGGCGTCACGTTCACGGCGGCGGAAGTTGAGAATCCGCGGCGCAATATTCCTCTTTCGCTGGCGCTGGGCACGACCATCGTCATCCTGCTCTACATCGCTGCCAACTTCGTTTACTTGATGGTTCTGCCGTTGCATGGCGATCCACACGGAAGCACGATTCTTGCTCGCGGCATTCAGTACGCCGCCGACGATCGCGTCGGCACGGCAGTCATGCAGCAAGCTTTCGGAGCGTCGGGAGCAGCGCTGATGGCTATCGCGATCCTGATCTCGACTTTCGGATGCAACAACGGACTGATCCTCGCCGGCGCACGAATCTATTACGCGATGTCGAAAGATGGGCTGTTCTTCCGCTCGATTGGCGACCTGCACCCGCGATATAAAACTCCAGCAGTCTCACTGGTTGCGCAGACCGTTTGGACATGCGTCCTCTGCCTCTCCGGCACCTATGGTCAACTGCTCGACCTGACCATGTTCGCGCAGATTGCCTTCTACATCCTTACCATCGGCGGCCTGTTCGTCCTGCGGCGAACTCAGCCCGATGCGCCTCGTCCCTATCGTGCCTTTGGGTATCCTGTTTTGCCCGCAATCTATATATTGATGGCAATATTTATCGAGATCGTACTGTTGCGCTACAAGCCGCAATATACTTGGCCCGGACTAATCATCGTGCTGCTGGGGATTCCCGTGTACCTGTTCTGGTCGCGGCAAAGTGCGCGCGTAATGACGTCAGAATTACCGAGTCAAGCAGGCTGA
- a CDS encoding response regulator transcription factor: protein MLPTFSKMPKNKISVLLVDDHTLVRRGFRRMLEDESDIQVAGEASSGAEAVELARKLKPQVILMDCALQGESGINVTRTIMGSLPETAVLMLSMHSEETLVRQSFEAGARGYILKNASDLDLAAAIRRVLDGDIVLDAQLKRAENLKGERTAGLTARELEVLQLIAMGKSNKEIASELDVSVNTVAVHRANIMNALGLHKTAELVVYAIRNGLVNLP from the coding sequence ATGCTGCCCACATTCTCGAAGATGCCCAAAAACAAAATCTCCGTCTTGCTCGTAGACGATCACACTCTCGTCCGCCGTGGATTTCGCCGCATGTTAGAAGACGAGAGCGATATCCAGGTTGCTGGCGAAGCCAGCAGCGGCGCCGAAGCCGTGGAGTTGGCGCGAAAGCTTAAGCCTCAAGTCATTCTCATGGACTGCGCGCTACAGGGCGAGAGCGGCATCAATGTGACGCGTACCATTATGGGATCGCTTCCCGAAACGGCAGTGCTGATGCTCAGCATGCATTCCGAGGAGACGCTGGTGCGGCAGTCATTTGAAGCCGGTGCGCGGGGCTACATCCTCAAAAACGCCTCGGACCTCGATCTTGCAGCAGCAATTCGACGCGTGTTGGACGGGGATATTGTCCTCGATGCGCAACTCAAGCGCGCCGAAAACCTTAAAGGCGAGCGCACCGCGGGGCTGACAGCGCGCGAGCTCGAAGTTCTTCAGCTGATCGCGATGGGTAAGTCAAACAAGGAAATCGCCAGCGAGCTGGACGTGAGCGTCAACACCGTCGCCGTACATCGCGCGAACATCATGAATGCGCTCGGGCTGCACAAGACGGCGGAGTTGGTCGTGTATGCGATACGGAATGGATTGGTGAATTTGCCGTGA
- a CDS encoding ABC transporter ATP-binding protein — MLEVRKLTKRYSAIPAVQDVSFSIRPGQILGYLGPNGSGKSTTVKMLTGLIEPSDGEIFFRGENVLKNRLWFSRHFGYVPEEPYLYAHLTGREYLQLAGRLRGMEKALLGRKIEAMLELFGLAEFRDTQMSSYSKGMRQKVLLSAALLHDPQVLILDEPFSGLDVTAALVFRSLLQALANEGKMILYSSHVLEVVEKVCSEVVILHRGRVLAYDSVARLRDLRASTSLEDVFSQLVMQEDVSAVASQMIAIMRA, encoded by the coding sequence ATGCTCGAGGTTCGAAAGCTGACCAAGCGCTACTCGGCGATCCCTGCAGTGCAGGACGTGAGCTTCAGCATTCGTCCTGGTCAGATTTTGGGATATCTCGGGCCGAATGGCTCGGGCAAGAGCACGACAGTAAAGATGCTCACTGGCCTGATTGAACCTTCTGACGGGGAGATTTTCTTTCGCGGTGAAAACGTTCTGAAGAACCGGCTCTGGTTTAGTCGCCACTTTGGATATGTACCGGAAGAACCATATCTCTACGCCCACCTCACAGGACGCGAGTATCTGCAACTCGCCGGACGGCTCAGAGGAATGGAAAAGGCGCTGCTCGGACGAAAGATCGAAGCAATGCTCGAATTGTTCGGCCTCGCAGAATTTCGCGACACGCAGATGTCGTCGTACTCGAAAGGTATGCGGCAGAAGGTACTGCTGTCAGCAGCGCTGCTGCACGATCCTCAAGTACTGATTCTCGACGAGCCTTTTTCCGGATTGGATGTGACGGCCGCGCTAGTCTTCCGCTCGCTGCTACAGGCGCTGGCCAACGAAGGCAAGATGATTCTCTACAGCTCGCACGTGCTCGAAGTTGTAGAGAAAGTCTGCTCCGAGGTTGTGATTCTCCATCGCGGACGCGTGCTGGCCTACGATTCCGTTGCACGGCTGCGAGATCTCCGCGCTTCCACGTCCCTTGAAGATGTTTTTTCGCAGCTGGTCATGCAAGAGGACGTGAGCGCCGTTGCGTCGCAAATGATTGCCATAATGCGAGCGTAA
- the thiE gene encoding thiamine phosphate synthase: MPRLYPILVPTRIGKGGLREIIEFANEVTAGGATLIQLREKHASAREILRIARELRRVLPENVRLILNDRADLCVAAGVSGVHVGQDDLPPDAARRIVGPERILGISTHNPEQVKVGDESSADYVAVGPVFSTSSKENPDPIIGLEGVKRARALTQKPLVAIGGITLENCRSVIEAGADSVAVISDLLPDPRKRTAAFLEKMR; the protein is encoded by the coding sequence ATGCCTCGCCTCTATCCCATTTTGGTTCCAACGCGAATCGGGAAAGGCGGACTTCGAGAAATCATCGAGTTCGCAAACGAAGTTACCGCCGGTGGGGCGACCCTGATTCAATTGCGCGAGAAGCATGCTTCGGCGCGCGAGATCCTTCGCATTGCGCGCGAGCTGCGGCGCGTTCTTCCTGAGAACGTCCGGTTGATCCTGAATGACCGCGCTGATCTTTGCGTGGCTGCCGGCGTGAGCGGCGTTCATGTCGGGCAGGACGATCTTCCTCCGGACGCCGCACGCAGAATCGTTGGACCTGAGCGCATTCTCGGCATCTCCACTCACAATCCCGAGCAAGTCAAAGTGGGCGATGAATCTTCCGCAGATTACGTGGCTGTTGGTCCAGTGTTCAGTACTTCCTCGAAGGAGAATCCTGATCCGATAATCGGCCTCGAAGGAGTCAAGCGCGCACGGGCTCTCACGCAAAAGCCGCTCGTCGCGATTGGCGGAATCACACTCGAGAACTGCCGCTCGGTTATCGAAGCCGGCGCAGATTCGGTCGCAGTCATCAGCGATTTGCTCCCCGATCCGCGTAAAAGAACTGCGGCTTTCCTTGAGAAAATGAGGTAA
- a CDS encoding amino acid permease gives MPDLMAKKPLNIIMQEAEETGEHSLRRALGPTNLISLGIGAIIGTGIFVLTGTASAENAGPAIVLSFILAAVACVFAGLCYAEFASMIPVAGSAYTYGYATLGEFIAWIIGWDLILEYALGAATVASGWSGYVLSFLGDFGIRVSPTLAGAPGTPFVLYHGHWERLAGIIMKLNLEHIDPATLPTMTSSFNLFGFIGIAIVTVILVIGIKESANFNSLIVIIKVAVLLVFLGLGASYIFGHRAEAIANWTPFLPKNTGHYGDFGISGIATAAGIIFFAYIGFDAVSTAAQEAKNPARDMPIGILGSLVICTVLYILVALVLTGLVKYTNLDVPDPIAIGIDVTGVRWGSMLVKLGAICGLSSTMVVMLLGQSRVFFSMSRDGLLPAWASKVHPKFRTPYLSTIFVGICVALAGALTPINVLGEMVSIGTLLAFIIVCSGIWVLRRRGTPVKRAFVTPWVPFTPIMGIITSAYMMYSLKNATWIRLIVWLVIGLIIYFAYSRHHSKVQQGHPEPVLQPTGDSYTR, from the coding sequence ATGCCTGATTTAATGGCAAAGAAGCCTCTCAACATCATCATGCAGGAGGCGGAAGAAACCGGCGAGCACAGTCTGCGGCGCGCGCTTGGTCCTACGAACCTTATCTCGCTGGGAATCGGCGCCATCATCGGGACCGGCATCTTCGTGCTTACCGGCACCGCGTCGGCGGAGAACGCCGGCCCGGCGATTGTTCTCTCCTTCATCCTGGCGGCGGTTGCGTGCGTCTTCGCGGGCCTCTGCTATGCCGAATTTGCGTCGATGATTCCCGTGGCCGGATCAGCTTATACATATGGGTACGCAACTTTAGGCGAGTTCATCGCCTGGATCATCGGCTGGGATCTGATTCTTGAATATGCCCTTGGCGCGGCGACGGTGGCCAGCGGCTGGAGCGGTTATGTACTCAGCTTCCTCGGTGATTTCGGCATCCGGGTGAGCCCCACGCTTGCCGGAGCGCCCGGCACTCCGTTCGTTTTGTATCACGGACACTGGGAGCGTTTGGCCGGCATCATCATGAAGCTCAACCTTGAGCACATCGATCCCGCCACCCTGCCGACGATGACCTCCTCCTTCAATCTGTTCGGATTTATCGGCATTGCGATCGTGACGGTCATTCTCGTGATCGGAATCAAGGAATCCGCCAACTTCAACTCACTCATCGTGATCATCAAAGTTGCCGTGCTCCTCGTCTTCCTTGGACTCGGAGCATCGTACATATTCGGCCATCGCGCCGAAGCGATCGCCAACTGGACTCCCTTCCTGCCGAAGAACACTGGTCATTACGGCGACTTCGGGATTTCGGGAATAGCAACTGCTGCGGGCATTATCTTCTTCGCGTATATCGGCTTCGACGCTGTATCCACGGCGGCGCAGGAAGCCAAGAATCCGGCACGCGATATGCCAATCGGGATTCTGGGCTCCCTCGTCATCTGTACAGTGCTCTATATCCTGGTTGCACTCGTCCTGACCGGCTTAGTGAAGTACACGAATCTCGACGTTCCCGACCCAATCGCGATCGGCATCGACGTAACCGGTGTGCGCTGGGGCAGCATGCTGGTGAAGCTCGGCGCAATTTGCGGACTCAGCAGCACCATGGTGGTCATGCTGCTCGGGCAATCGCGCGTATTCTTTTCCATGTCGCGCGATGGACTCCTGCCGGCGTGGGCCAGTAAAGTCCATCCCAAATTCCGTACTCCTTACCTCTCGACGATCTTTGTGGGTATCTGCGTCGCGCTCGCCGGCGCTCTCACGCCGATCAACGTACTCGGCGAGATGGTCTCGATCGGCACACTGCTGGCCTTCATCATCGTCTGCTCGGGAATCTGGGTGCTGCGCCGCCGCGGAACGCCGGTGAAGCGCGCGTTTGTGACTCCCTGGGTGCCGTTTACGCCCATTATGGGAATCATCACCTCGGCGTACATGATGTACAGCCTGAAGAATGCCACGTGGATTCGACTTATCGTCTGGCTGGTGATCGGGCTCATCATCTACTTCGCGTATAGCCGTCATCACAGCAAAGTTCAGCAGGGACATCCAGAACCGGTGCTGCAACCCACGGGAGACAGTTACACGAGGTAG
- a CDS encoding PilZ domain-containing protein produces the protein MATFPKVHPSVRAPRTTFPNPEPADFRVEDKLVKGTLRRLSMTGGCALLASQVKSGTLAEIAIPTPIGPIVGLIEFIGKGVQRQANSEFGFRFVAFDDEHHERLSKALHQFG, from the coding sequence ATGGCAACGTTCCCGAAAGTTCATCCCTCAGTTCGAGCTCCAAGGACGACCTTCCCCAACCCTGAACCAGCCGATTTCAGAGTCGAAGATAAGCTGGTGAAAGGCACGCTCCGCCGGCTGTCGATGACGGGCGGCTGTGCGTTATTAGCTTCACAAGTTAAAAGCGGCACACTGGCTGAGATCGCTATCCCCACTCCCATCGGCCCAATCGTGGGGCTGATCGAGTTTATCGGCAAGGGAGTGCAACGGCAGGCAAACTCCGAATTCGGCTTCCGCTTCGTCGCGTTCGACGACGAGCACCACGAACGGCTCAGCAAAGCTCTGCATCAGTTCGGATGA